The Halichoerus grypus chromosome 14, mHalGry1.hap1.1, whole genome shotgun sequence genomic interval CCCTCCGGGGTGGGCGCTGCGGGGATGCAGCgcgggcaggtgggagggaaggtggtGGGCTGGGCTCCTGCTGACCCTCGGGGAGGATGGGACATTACTGCTTATCGACCTGAGGCGCTGCggccacccccgccccagctggGCTGCAAAGGGAAATGAGACTCTGCCAGCCCAGCACAGGCTGGGCAGCGCCATGGGCCTCCGCTGGCCCAGGAGAAAGCCTGGCTTCAAATACTGAGTCTCTCCTCTCTTAAAGCATGATCCCCTTTGACGCCGCTGTCAATGAGTAGGGGAGGTGCTGGGGTGgacacctgggggggggggacagttACATCTGCAAGAGATGAGCCTCCCCCAACGGGGCACCGAGTGCAAGCAAGCACATGTGCTTCTGCCCAGCCCCCCGGGCCCTGGGGCCACCTCTGCCTTCCCAGGGTCTGCTCCCCAGTGTCACCTGTTCCCATCCCTTCAATTCTTGCCTAGACCCCCAGGAGTGCCCCCTAATAGTGTGCACCCCCCAGGGTCCACTCCCAGGGGTCCTCTTCCCAAGCTGGCTCACAGGACATGCCCCTGCCCCCAAACTAAGTCCCAACACCTTGGCTTCCCTTCTTGGGCCACCACAGTGAACAGGGGGTGCAGGAAGGACTCTCCTCCAGCTGCCTTCCACCTCACATGGGGCCGTGGGCCAGAGCAAGGACCCCACTCCCAGCCGACTTTGCAGACCCATCATGGTATCACTCTCCCCTGGGGGTTGGGCTTGGCAGGCCTGAGGGCTCAGCAACTGCTCACAGGGGTCACTCCTGATGGGACCAGCTGtcagctggaggaggggcctctGAGACTGTAGTGGGGTCTTTGAGAAAACCGAGTCCCAGAGAGGGGGGCGCCCCTACCCTGATTCTACGTCCTGCCACACGGAAGTCCAGCTGTCTTCCATGTCCTTCCTGCTGGATGCCCTGCAGGGCCAGGGGCTGCCCACCTGGGCGGAACCCCGCCCCCTGGGGGCCTCGGGTGCGGTGCCTGGAGCTCCCCGTCTCCCCAGATGCTTGGCCGCACATGTGgacacctccccctccccccacctcacagGCCCCTCGGCGCGTTGCGGACCATTAATTCTGGGCTGGGTTTTCCCACATTCCCAGGAATGCTTTCCCGGGTCCCTGGTGTCCATCCCCAGAAGAGAGGGATGGCATTTGGCTCCACTGgcatgtggggtggggagggctgctccaggcccctccccccgcccagtcCCGGGAGCCCTGGAGCAGACCAGTCAGACCCCAGGGTAGGAGTGACCCCCTCCCACGCAGGCTCTGCTGCACTCAGAAGGACCATATGGCCCCTCAAGCTGAGCTCCTGCACCCGCTCATAGACTCCCATGCCACCCCCGTGGCTGGCTccccatttggcagatgaggaCACCGAAGGCCAGAAGGACCAAGCCCTCTGGGCTGGGTTCCAGCTCTGCCCACTACCACCCGGTCGGCACACTGGGCTGGGAGACCACCCTGCCACGACACGAGGGCACTAAATCCAGCCAGGGGAGGGAGAACTGGTCCAGAGGCTCCCCCTGGGCCCCCACCTTCCCAAGTGAACGTTGCTGGAGCTGCGGCTGCCTTCAGGCTCACCCAGACCAAGCTGCTGCATCCTCGCCCTTCTGGGGTTCTGGGCTGTTTGTGCGGGGCAGAGGGCTGGCCTCCCTTGTGAGGcggtgggaggagggggcggcTGCCACGGCCCTTGGGGGCTCCTGCGGGCCCGAGGCTGCAGTGGGAGGCCCTAGCAAAGCGGCTGAGCTGGGCAGGTGTCCCAGAGCCAGGGACCGGGCTCTGGCAGAGGCACGGGCTCAAGGAGGGATCTGCAGAGGGGCTTATGGGGGTGCCTTGTGCTTCAGGCCCCCCTGAGGAGAAGGCCATCCCCCCTGCAGACACGGGCCATGTTCACCTCCAGGGAGCTGCTGCTGGTGTGGTTCCTGGTGCTGGCAGTGGGTGGCACTGAGCACGTCTTCCGGCCTGGGTGAGTCAGAGCGTGGGGGACTCGGGCCTCTGGGTGCTGCAGCGGTGGGGGTGGGCAGCCAGGAGCCCTCAGGCCACCccaggactgggggtggggggcatggctCTTCCTTGCGGTTCTGCTGAGGGTCCTTCCTGTGGTGACGCCGGGAAGCCCCTTCCCCAGATTCTTGGCTCCCTTGGCTCCAGGCCTGGAGGACTCTGGGCTCTGGGCGGGGAGCTGTGGGACTGACTTGCCGGTGCCCCCACCTCTTTAGCCGCAGGGTGTGCGCCATCGGGGCTCCCAGGGGCCCCGAGTCAGAGTCTTTCGTGCAGCGAGTGTACCAGCCCTTCCTCACCACCTGTGACGGGCACCGAGCCTGCAGCACCTACCGGTGagcgccccctgccccccgcagcTCCCCGCCTGCCACACCTCAGCCCTGAGCCCCAGGAGGGCCGTGCACCCCAAGGTGGGAAACCCGGGCCCACGTCCAAGTGGATGGCGGAGGCTGATGCCTGTTTTGACTCGGGCAGCCTCGGTCCCAGGATGTGGCTGTAGTAACCTCAGACGTCATCCcgtcctgctcctcccccctcatcTTTGGGGGGGCTCGCCCAACCTGTCTGCTACCCTCTGCTTTCGGGGTGCTGGCTATAAGTTCTTAGCCATTTGAGATGATCCCTGCCTCGCCAGAACCTGCCCCTGAGCTCCGGtgggcacccctccccccatgacAGCCCCCGACGGTCACAGATGCCGCACCCCCAGGCCGCCCCGGCGCCCAGCCGACCGCCAGCATGAGGGGCGTGGGTCTCCTCCGGCGCTCAGCTGTGGAAACGTGGCTTAAAGAGATTTCGTGGTCTGTGGGGTTTTCGGAGACCTTCCTGTGGGATATCCCCCTGCTGTCCAAGAAGGTGGGGGCGGAGTGGGTGGGGCCCATCGAGGGGCGGGGCCCTGTTCCCTGCCCCTTTCACTAAGCCGGCAGGCCAAGGAGGGGTCGGTAAAGCCCCATTGGTGAgcgcccccttccccacctgcgCAGGGGAGGGGCCGGGAGTCCAGGACTCGGAGGCTGCCCATGGTTTGAGCAGTGCTGGTAGGGAGCACCCTCGGCGTCCAGGGGCCCAGTgcccagggagggaaggtgggctgAGGAACTGGGGAGCCCGGCCAGTACTGCTGATGACtccctgcccctacccaccccacAGGACCATCTACAGGACTGCCTACCGCCGCAGCCCTGGGCCGGCCGCCCCCAGGCCTCGCTACGCCTGCTGCCCCGGCTGGAAGAGGACCGGCGGGCTCCCCAGGGCCTGTGGAGCAGGTGAGAGGTGCAGGGCCTTCCCTGGGGCCCCGCAGACCCGGGCAGAGCCCCTGCAGCTTTCACCTGAGTGGAGTGCCTCCTTGCCGTATGGCACCCCTTCCCCGGCTGCCCCCCTGCAGGGCCCTGGGGACCCCTCTCCGTTTGTGACAGGCCTCCCCCTCAACAGCAATATGCCAGCCACCGTGCCAGAACGGAGGGAGCTGTGTCCAGCCAGGCCGCTGTCACTGCCCTGCAGGATGGCAGGGTGACACCTGCCAGACAGGTGAGGCTGCCTCCCGTCCTCCCGGAGGGGAAGGGTCCTCTGGGCCCCTCGCTGGGTGTCGGGGGTGGCCCACGAACAGGCGGGTGTTGAGGGGGCTCAGTGTGGGTGCCACTCCCTAGCTGACACCCTTTTTTCTGCAGACGTGGACGAGTGCAGGGCTAGAGGGGGCACCTGTCCCCAGCACTGCGTCAACACCGCGGGTAGT includes:
- the EGFL7 gene encoding epidermal growth factor-like protein 7 isoform X7 gives rise to the protein MFTSRELLLVWFLVLAVGGTEHVFRPGRRVCAIGAPRGPESESFVQRVYQPFLTTCDGHRACSTYRTIYRTAYRRSPGPAAPRPRYACCPGWKRTGGLPRACGAAICQPPCQNGGSCVQPGRCHCPAGWQGDTCQTDVDECRARGGTCPQHCVNTAGSYWCQCWEGHSPSADGVLCLPKTGAPRVAPNPTTGVDSAVEEEVQRLRSRVDMLEQKLQLVLAPLHSLASRALEHGLPDPSSLLAHSLQQLDRIDSLSEQISLLEEQLGSCSCEKEL